From the genome of Colwellia psychrerythraea 34H, one region includes:
- the fadE gene encoding acyl-CoA dehydrogenase FadE yields MDIIIWLIVALTLTWFMSYTRASLSSFTLCFAALMALGSLFNIIGIVSWLLFAVIALPINIDNIRQQFISMPLLAIFKKIMPQMSSTEQEAIDAGTTWFDADLFRGDPDWLKLHNYPRPRLSSQEKAFLDGPVEQVCAMVNDWHITHEIADLPPEIWQFLKENKFFAMIIKKQYGGLEFSAYAQSRVLQKLTGVSSVLASTVGVPNSLGPGELLQEYGTKEQQDYYLPRLAKGEEIPCFALTSPEAGSDAGSIPDYGVICHGQFNGEDVLGMKLTWDKRYITLAPIATVLGLAFKLQDPDNLLSEQEDLGITCALIPTDIEGITIGRRHFPLNVPFQNGPTQGKDVFVPLDFIIGGSDMAGQGWRMLVECLSVGRAITLPSNSTGGVKTAALATGAYSRIRRQFKMPIGKMEGIEEPLARIGANAYLMDAVTTMSTGAIDLGEKPSVISAIAKYHLTEKMRSSIIDAMDIHGGKGICMGPNNYLARGYQGAPIAVTVEGANILTRSMIIYGQGAIRCHPYVLAELEAANNSDNEQALNDFDHALFGHIGFSLSNISRSLWCSITGSRFLGSPYDDGTRRYYQLLTRFSANLAMLSDISMLSLGADLKRKERISARLGDVLSQLYLASATLKRYNDEGRNTADLPLVQWAVEDCLYNIQHAIDELISNFPNKIVGKLLRVIIFPLGTWLKKPNDETSHKVAQLLQTPGSARTRLGQGQYLTRDGNNIFGRLEQVLEDIISCEPIYEKVCRELNKKLPFYHLDKVAELGLTNNIISKVEAELLTTAEVGRQWVIAVDDFDSKDMTAFSGSA; encoded by the coding sequence GTGGATATTATTATTTGGTTAATCGTCGCGCTAACCCTAACTTGGTTTATGAGCTATACAAGGGCATCATTATCAAGTTTTACCTTATGTTTTGCCGCTCTAATGGCGTTAGGGTCTTTATTTAACATAATCGGCATAGTTTCTTGGTTACTTTTTGCTGTCATAGCCTTGCCGATAAATATTGATAATATTCGTCAGCAGTTTATTAGTATGCCTTTATTGGCTATTTTTAAAAAAATAATGCCGCAAATGTCTTCGACAGAACAAGAAGCTATCGATGCTGGCACCACCTGGTTCGATGCAGATTTATTTCGTGGTGACCCTGACTGGCTGAAACTTCACAATTACCCTCGCCCTAGACTGAGTTCACAAGAAAAAGCCTTCTTAGATGGGCCTGTTGAACAAGTTTGTGCCATGGTTAACGATTGGCATATTACCCATGAAATTGCTGATCTTCCACCAGAAATATGGCAGTTCTTAAAAGAAAATAAATTTTTTGCCATGATTATTAAAAAACAATATGGTGGATTAGAATTTTCAGCTTATGCTCAATCTAGAGTATTACAAAAACTCACCGGCGTGAGCTCGGTTCTTGCCAGCACGGTCGGTGTTCCAAACTCTTTAGGTCCTGGTGAATTATTACAGGAATACGGTACAAAAGAACAGCAGGATTACTACTTACCTCGCCTAGCGAAAGGTGAAGAAATACCTTGTTTTGCGCTAACAAGTCCTGAGGCAGGATCCGATGCAGGATCTATCCCTGATTATGGTGTTATATGTCATGGGCAATTTAACGGAGAAGATGTTTTAGGAATGAAGTTGACGTGGGATAAACGTTACATCACCCTTGCCCCTATCGCTACAGTGCTAGGATTAGCCTTTAAATTACAAGACCCCGATAATCTTCTATCTGAGCAAGAAGACTTAGGTATTACTTGTGCACTTATCCCAACTGATATTGAAGGAATAACGATTGGTCGTAGGCATTTTCCCCTAAACGTTCCTTTTCAAAATGGACCAACCCAAGGGAAAGATGTTTTTGTCCCACTAGATTTTATAATCGGTGGTTCAGACATGGCAGGACAAGGTTGGCGTATGTTAGTGGAGTGTTTATCTGTTGGGCGCGCAATTACATTGCCTTCTAATAGCACGGGCGGTGTTAAAACCGCAGCGTTAGCTACAGGTGCATATAGCCGCATAAGACGGCAGTTTAAGATGCCAATAGGTAAAATGGAGGGTATTGAAGAGCCACTTGCCCGTATCGGTGCTAATGCCTATTTAATGGACGCTGTCACAACGATGTCAACGGGTGCCATCGACTTGGGAGAAAAACCTTCTGTTATTTCAGCCATAGCTAAATACCATCTTACTGAAAAAATGCGCTCTTCTATTATTGATGCGATGGATATTCATGGCGGAAAAGGTATTTGTATGGGACCGAATAATTACCTAGCGCGTGGTTATCAAGGCGCACCTATTGCTGTGACGGTTGAAGGAGCCAATATTCTTACTCGCAGTATGATAATTTATGGTCAAGGTGCTATTCGTTGCCACCCATACGTATTAGCAGAATTAGAAGCAGCAAATAATAGTGATAATGAACAAGCGCTCAATGATTTTGACCATGCCCTTTTTGGTCATATAGGTTTTAGTCTCAGTAACATTAGCCGTAGTTTATGGTGCTCAATTACCGGTTCACGTTTCTTAGGCAGTCCATATGATGATGGGACACGCCGCTATTATCAATTACTGACACGTTTTAGTGCCAATTTAGCCATGCTTTCAGATATTTCTATGTTATCACTTGGTGCAGATTTAAAACGTAAAGAGCGAATTTCAGCAAGGTTAGGTGATGTACTAAGTCAACTGTATTTAGCGAGCGCGACCTTGAAACGCTATAATGATGAAGGAAGAAATACTGCTGACCTTCCTCTAGTACAATGGGCTGTAGAGGATTGTCTCTACAATATCCAACATGCTATTGATGAGTTGATTAGTAATTTTCCTAACAAAATTGTTGGAAAATTATTACGCGTGATCATCTTCCCTCTAGGTACTTGGTTAAAAAAACCTAACGATGAAACATCACATAAAGTTGCACAATTATTACAAACCCCTGGCTCCGCACGTACTCGATTAGGTCAAGGACAATACCTAACCCGTGATGGCAACAATATTTTTGGCAGGTTAGAACAAGTACTTGAAGACATCATTAGTTGCGAGCCTATTTATGAAAAAGTATGCCGAGAATTAAATAAAAAACTACCTTTTTATCACCTAGATAAAGTAGCTGAGCTCGGACTTACTAATAACATTATTTCAAAAGT